The sequence AAATCTCCCAAGTTCAAATTTCCTTGCCTCTATTTAAATGTAATACTCCCTTTCTGTAACCTTTTGCAGCTTTTTCAACATTCCACATAAAAATGCTTCCACCTAAAatttctacataaaaaaaaatgggTTTGTTGGAAGACCGGCTTAGGGTTTCTCCAGATAACCTTTTAACTGACCACTCATCCTGCATTCATCCTAGATGAGCGGGCAAGAACATGCTCctacatttgttcatttatttatttaagtggattaattgtgcaaacctacacTTCCTGTTATGTGCTTGGATTCCTCATGTGAAATGCTGTCGATCTTGAGGTGCCATTAGTGCACAAAAGTTTAAGCCTGGCAACTTGGTATGTGACACTAATTTCTTACAGTCTACCAGTAAGACTTGCCTCTTGAAAGTCAAATTTCAGAGAAATAAATCTGCATCATTCCTTTTAGTGAGATATGGTTTTTGAACTGTTGTTATCTGATGTGTTGTGAGACACTTTGGGAATGACTTTTtgtaaaagtggtatataaagaaGCATGTTCTGATGGTGGTTGTGACAAAACGTCTTTCATTCTTTCTCCATTCTTAGACTGCATGCCATAGCTATGGCCATAGGGCCCACCTTGCCTCTATCCTTAATGTGGATGAGACAGCCCTGATTGCCAAGCACATCTCCGCGTCCCAGCAAGAACAAAGCAACGTATGGATTGGGCTTCATTACGTGAGTTGCCTTCACTTCCTCTATTCCAAGTCATTGTCATAGAGTAGTGGCTCCTTAACATCACCACTCCTTCCGTATAAAATAATATCCAAGAATGAACCCCACATGCTACATCAATATTATTTTCAATGCAGATCCTCCTCTGTCTCATTCATAGCTGGCACTACCTTCCCACTGACCAACATATCCAGATAATATTGACACCAGGCTCCTCATGTCCTTACTTACATGATCTATAATGTCTCAATCTTGCAGAATGGGCGTTGGAGGTGGCCTGATGGATCAGTCTACAGGTTTGACGAAGGTTACAAATCCTGGTACCCAACCACACCAGACGACTGGGCCCCTTATGAGCATTGTGTGGAGCTCCTATATTTCCCAGGTAAGGAAACCATTTGCAAGGTCTGACAAAATAACAATTAGATGTTGAGTTCCACATGGCCACACACTTCTCCATCAATGTCCTACTTCTCTCAGGATTGTAAGTCATACTCAAAATAGTTCCATCAAAATCAACAGACCCAGGTTAGTATTTTATGAAAGTCCATTGATTTTaaggagtctactctgagtatgagttAGGTGGATACAACTGTTGGTCAGGTATTTGTTTCTTTGCAGCAAAGATAATTACTCTGTAGAGGAGAACAGCAGCGATTTATGTGTTCAGCATTTAAGGTCACTTCCCAACATACCATAATGTAGAAGGGTTCAGTTACAGCCTATCTGCATAGTAAATTATACATGACAATTGCCCTGGgatatttggatgaagggtggtatgcaatttgtagcaaccaccaccaccatcacattCATGTTGTATTCTGAAAACAGTGGTTGCCAGTCTAAAGCAGACTGTATTCTCCTCACCACAGGGAACGGGTTGACTAAGGGATGTAGAAAATGTAAgatcagaaagcaaaattaatccaGACTGTTtattcttcatgtgcctcctaaCTTCTGGACCTAATGCTGTCATTTGTTCTCTTTTAAAGAAACCGTTTACAGTTTTGTGAAATGGAATGATAGAAACTGCAACCAACTCAACAGCTACATCTGCAAGAAAAAACTCTAAGACAGCAACTGTCATTCCCAACTGTGCCTTCTGTGATTGATGGACAGCTCTCTGGAATCATTACCTCCTCTCCAATCCCTCAATGATCAACTCTCATCCATTATTTCCAAAATAGGCTTCAATACAATGTAATCCTAATAATCTCTTATGCATATATTTCTTGTCATGATTCTGTCCTTCTCATCCCATCAGTCCTTACAGCACCAATTCTCAGAGCACAAATTTCATGATGAGGAGGCACTCCTTGCATGAGAGTCCCAGGAACAGGGGGGTGCTGTGTCTAACTCTCACTGTGTCTAGCACTGCTGTTCACAACACACAAGGCACTCAAATCCAGATGTCACCACAAATTTCATCCCCAAACAAACACCTTTCCTTAGAGCTGCTCAGCGCAGCTGATATGAAATCCAGAATTTTAGAAGCCACAAAATAAGgacaggggaagaagaagattttggatttaatatcccactttatcactacccgaaggagtctcaaagcggctcacattttcttttcccttcctcccccacaacaaacactctgtgaggtgagtggggctgagagacttcagagaagtgtgactagcccaaggtcacccagcagctgcatggggaggagcggagacccagattacgagtctacctctcttaaccactacaccacactgggaaatTGCAAGGGAATCCCATTTAACCTGACCAGCACCATGTTCTGGAATGCTACACTAAATTTTAAACCAGATTCCTGCCCCAGGAAAATGCTGCCTAGAGCTTCTAGTTAAGAAAATGCTATTCAGTATTCTCAGGCACACATTCCCCGCTCCACCCCAAAGTCAGTGTTTCCAAATGAGGAACTGACAATGAGTATTTGCTAACATACAAATGCAAATTCAAGGATCGGAAGCATTAAGCAATATCAAAAGATGGCAATTCCACAATAGCAAGTTACCCAGTCCTTTCACAGACTTGTTTTAACTGAACATAACAGACATGAATAAGGGACAATACTGAGCACTAGCTGGACATCCTCCATGTTGTTTTACTTTGCTTGCATGGGCTTGGTACATCTAATGGCCCCATGTCCATTATCCTAGCTCtcttctcttttgcataaatggTCACAATCACTAGGATATTCAGGTCACAGGTTTTATTATCCCTAAATGTCACAGCAAACTCTAATATTTATgcacagagagacagacacacacatcaGTGCCAAAGATCCCTGAGCAGCTTCCCTGGGTTAGATTTTTCTTACACCTCTACAAGCCTATAGTCTTATGCCTCTGCCTGATGTCCCTCCATCACTCCAGCCACCAcctagcacccccccccccgtttgcttGTTGCTTAACCAAGACTGAGGATGGGGGAGAAGTTCAATTCAGTTCCAAATGAAAACCAGGCCTACTCACGCTTTCTAAATTCATGAGCTGAAACACAGCCAACCTTtgaaactcacacttctctgaattttgcaatgctgtcctCAGGTAACGTatataaaaaaatcccaaaactaTTGTTCATACAAATTCATAGATTAGtgtaaaaatgcattgtattgggggaaattgcttttaaaaaacatgcttacagtggtacctcaggttacatacgcttcaggttacagactccgctaacccagaaatagtgcttcaggttaagaactttgcttcaggatgagaacagaaatcgtgctctggcagcgcagcggcagcaggaggccccattagctaaagtggtgcttcaggttaagaacagtttcaggttaagtacggaccactgtatattgggataaattcacactaaaatgctgatgaatctacataaatatctttttttaaaaaaaacacaatgaTGTGCagatgtggagagctgaattaaagatggggggaggg comes from Podarcis raffonei isolate rPodRaf1 chromosome 13, rPodRaf1.pri, whole genome shotgun sequence and encodes:
- the LOC128399395 gene encoding dromaiocalcin-1-like — translated: MGFVTSFACCLLGVLVSSSFPGAKALSCPDGWLQNQGNCYGYFDTKLSWRDAETACHSYGHRAHLASILNVDETALIAKHISASQQEQSNVWIGLHYNGRWRWPDGSVYRFDEGYKSWYPTTPDDWAPYEHCVELLYFPETVYSFVKWNDRNCNQLNSYICKKKL